The following are encoded in a window of Pristis pectinata isolate sPriPec2 chromosome 1, sPriPec2.1.pri, whole genome shotgun sequence genomic DNA:
- the tra2b gene encoding transformer-2 protein homolog beta isoform X3: MSDSEEQTYIERDSRSPSKSASESLRGSGKSASQSPANSAERSHSKDGSRHSRSKSRSRSRSKSSRSVSRRSSRRRYSRSRSRSRSRRRRSRSRSYSPDYRRRRSHSRSPMSNRRRHIGNRANPDPNTCLGVFGLSLYTTERDLREVFSRYGPLAGVNVVYDQQSNRSRGFSFVYFENVDDAKEAKERANGMELDGRRIRVDFSITKRAHTPTPGIYMGRPTYSSRRRDSYDRYDRYDDREYYSRSYRRSPSPYYSRGGYRSRSRSRSYSPRRY; encoded by the exons ATGAGCGACTCCGAAGAACAAACCTACATCGAAAGG GATTCACGTTCCCCATCTAAATCAGCAAGTGAAAGTCTTCGTGGATCTGGCAAGTCTGCCAGCCAGTCTCCAGCAAATTCTGCTGAGCGCTCTCATTCTAAGGATGGATCAAGGCACTCCCGATCCAAGTCGCGATCACGTTCGCGATCCAAATCCAG CAGGTCTGTATCTCGGAGGAGTTCTCGGAGACGTTATTCAAGGTCTCGATCCCGATCTCGCTCTCGCCGTAGGCGATCTAGGAGCAGGTCCTACAGCCCTGACTATAGGCGACGTCGTAGCCACAGCCGGTCGCCTATGTCAAATCGGAGGCGCCATATTGGTAATCGG GCTAATCCTGACCCCAACACTTGTCTGGGAGTTTTTGGATTAAGTTTGTATACCACCGAGCGAGATCTGCGAGAAGTCTTTTCAAGGTATGGCCCCCTTGCCGGCGTCAATGTCGTTTATGATCAGCAATCAAATCGTTCCAGAGGCTTTTCTTTCGTCTACTTTGAGAATGTTGACGACGCTAAAGAG GCTAAAGAACGTGCAAATGGAATGGAATTAGATGGGCGCAGGATCCGTGTTGATTTTTCCATTACTAAAAGAGCTCATACACCTACCCCTGGTATCTACATGGGAAGACCGACCTA TAGTTCGCGTCGCAGAGACAGTTATGACAGATATGACAGATATGATGACCGAGAGTATTACAGCAGGTCCTACAG ACGTTCTCCCTCTCCATATTACAGCAGGGGTGGCTATCGCTCTCGCTCCAGATCCCGCTCCTACTCACCAC
- the tra2b gene encoding transformer-2 protein homolog beta isoform X2, whose amino-acid sequence MSDSEEQTYIERDSRSPSKSASESLRGSGKSASQSPANSAERSHSKDGSRHSRSKSRSRSRSKSRSVSRRSSRRRYSRSRSRSRSRRRRSRSRSYSPDYRRRRSHSRSPMSNRRRHIGNRANPDPNTCLGVFGLSLYTTERDLREVFSRYGPLAGVNVVYDQQSNRSRGFSFVYFENVDDAKEAKERANGMELDGRRIRVDFSITKRAHTPTPGIYMGRPTYSSRRRDSYDRYDRYDDREYYSRSYRRRSPSPYYSRGGYRSRSRSRSYSPRRY is encoded by the exons ATGAGCGACTCCGAAGAACAAACCTACATCGAAAGG GATTCACGTTCCCCATCTAAATCAGCAAGTGAAAGTCTTCGTGGATCTGGCAAGTCTGCCAGCCAGTCTCCAGCAAATTCTGCTGAGCGCTCTCATTCTAAGGATGGATCAAGGCACTCCCGATCCAAGTCGCGATCACGTTCGCGATCCAAATCCAG GTCTGTATCTCGGAGGAGTTCTCGGAGACGTTATTCAAGGTCTCGATCCCGATCTCGCTCTCGCCGTAGGCGATCTAGGAGCAGGTCCTACAGCCCTGACTATAGGCGACGTCGTAGCCACAGCCGGTCGCCTATGTCAAATCGGAGGCGCCATATTGGTAATCGG GCTAATCCTGACCCCAACACTTGTCTGGGAGTTTTTGGATTAAGTTTGTATACCACCGAGCGAGATCTGCGAGAAGTCTTTTCAAGGTATGGCCCCCTTGCCGGCGTCAATGTCGTTTATGATCAGCAATCAAATCGTTCCAGAGGCTTTTCTTTCGTCTACTTTGAGAATGTTGACGACGCTAAAGAG GCTAAAGAACGTGCAAATGGAATGGAATTAGATGGGCGCAGGATCCGTGTTGATTTTTCCATTACTAAAAGAGCTCATACACCTACCCCTGGTATCTACATGGGAAGACCGACCTA TAGTTCGCGTCGCAGAGACAGTTATGACAGATATGACAGATATGATGACCGAGAGTATTACAGCAGGTCCTACAG AAGACGTTCTCCCTCTCCATATTACAGCAGGGGTGGCTATCGCTCTCGCTCCAGATCCCGCTCCTACTCACCAC
- the tra2b gene encoding transformer-2 protein homolog beta isoform X1, which produces MSDSEEQTYIERDSRSPSKSASESLRGSGKSASQSPANSAERSHSKDGSRHSRSKSRSRSRSKSSRSVSRRSSRRRYSRSRSRSRSRRRRSRSRSYSPDYRRRRSHSRSPMSNRRRHIGNRANPDPNTCLGVFGLSLYTTERDLREVFSRYGPLAGVNVVYDQQSNRSRGFSFVYFENVDDAKEAKERANGMELDGRRIRVDFSITKRAHTPTPGIYMGRPTYSSRRRDSYDRYDRYDDREYYSRSYRRRSPSPYYSRGGYRSRSRSRSYSPRRY; this is translated from the exons ATGAGCGACTCCGAAGAACAAACCTACATCGAAAGG GATTCACGTTCCCCATCTAAATCAGCAAGTGAAAGTCTTCGTGGATCTGGCAAGTCTGCCAGCCAGTCTCCAGCAAATTCTGCTGAGCGCTCTCATTCTAAGGATGGATCAAGGCACTCCCGATCCAAGTCGCGATCACGTTCGCGATCCAAATCCAG CAGGTCTGTATCTCGGAGGAGTTCTCGGAGACGTTATTCAAGGTCTCGATCCCGATCTCGCTCTCGCCGTAGGCGATCTAGGAGCAGGTCCTACAGCCCTGACTATAGGCGACGTCGTAGCCACAGCCGGTCGCCTATGTCAAATCGGAGGCGCCATATTGGTAATCGG GCTAATCCTGACCCCAACACTTGTCTGGGAGTTTTTGGATTAAGTTTGTATACCACCGAGCGAGATCTGCGAGAAGTCTTTTCAAGGTATGGCCCCCTTGCCGGCGTCAATGTCGTTTATGATCAGCAATCAAATCGTTCCAGAGGCTTTTCTTTCGTCTACTTTGAGAATGTTGACGACGCTAAAGAG GCTAAAGAACGTGCAAATGGAATGGAATTAGATGGGCGCAGGATCCGTGTTGATTTTTCCATTACTAAAAGAGCTCATACACCTACCCCTGGTATCTACATGGGAAGACCGACCTA TAGTTCGCGTCGCAGAGACAGTTATGACAGATATGACAGATATGATGACCGAGAGTATTACAGCAGGTCCTACAG AAGACGTTCTCCCTCTCCATATTACAGCAGGGGTGGCTATCGCTCTCGCTCCAGATCCCGCTCCTACTCACCAC
- the tra2b gene encoding transformer-2 protein homolog beta isoform X4, with protein sequence MSNRRRHIGNRANPDPNTCLGVFGLSLYTTERDLREVFSRYGPLAGVNVVYDQQSNRSRGFSFVYFENVDDAKEAKERANGMELDGRRIRVDFSITKRAHTPTPGIYMGRPTYSSRRRDSYDRYDRYDDREYYSRSYRRRSPSPYYSRGGYRSRSRSRSYSPRRY encoded by the exons ATGTCAAATCGGAGGCGCCATATTGGTAATCGG GCTAATCCTGACCCCAACACTTGTCTGGGAGTTTTTGGATTAAGTTTGTATACCACCGAGCGAGATCTGCGAGAAGTCTTTTCAAGGTATGGCCCCCTTGCCGGCGTCAATGTCGTTTATGATCAGCAATCAAATCGTTCCAGAGGCTTTTCTTTCGTCTACTTTGAGAATGTTGACGACGCTAAAGAG GCTAAAGAACGTGCAAATGGAATGGAATTAGATGGGCGCAGGATCCGTGTTGATTTTTCCATTACTAAAAGAGCTCATACACCTACCCCTGGTATCTACATGGGAAGACCGACCTA TAGTTCGCGTCGCAGAGACAGTTATGACAGATATGACAGATATGATGACCGAGAGTATTACAGCAGGTCCTACAG AAGACGTTCTCCCTCTCCATATTACAGCAGGGGTGGCTATCGCTCTCGCTCCAGATCCCGCTCCTACTCACCAC